One window of the Sander lucioperca isolate FBNREF2018 chromosome 5, SLUC_FBN_1.2, whole genome shotgun sequence genome contains the following:
- the kcne4 gene encoding potassium voltage-gated channel subfamily E member 4, with amino-acid sequence MEQLENSTASPKRLFLHTQSTAHSQADKSDAYLYILIVMSFYGIFLCGIMLGYFRSKRREKRRINIFTRLVHEEEQREWGALPKKHSLTFPAAVSELRSVQVSLPFCGNHGNNFGHLHYEGALPSPLACAQCTEESSISSLCSTDTRFVIEEESDNCAADGLEGNVNCR; translated from the coding sequence ATGGAACAGTTGGAAAACTCCACAGCATCACCCAAACGCCTCTTCCTGCACACACAGAGCACCGCGCACTCCCAGGCGGATAAAAGCGACGCGTACTTGTACATATTAATAGTCATGTCTTTCTACGGAATCTTCCTCTGTGGTATAATGCTGGGCTACTTCCGCTccaaaaggagagagaaaaggagaataAACATCTTCACGCGCCTCGTGCACGAGGAGGAGCAGCGGGAGTGGGGCGCGCTCCCCAAGAAACACAGCCTTACCTTTCCCGCCGCTGTCTCGGAGCTGCGCTCGGTGCAGGTGTCCCTGCCTTTCTGCGGTAACCACGGCAACAACTTCGGGCATCTCCACTACGAGGGCGCGCTGCCATCACCGCTGGCGTGCGCACAGTGCACGGAAGAGAGCAGCATCAGCTCCCTGTGCTCCACGGACACGCGCTTCGTCATAGAGGAGGAGTCGGACAACTGCGCGGCCGATGGGTTGGAGGGGAACGTGAATTGCAGATGA